A genomic stretch from Xenopus laevis strain J_2021 chromosome 6S, Xenopus_laevis_v10.1, whole genome shotgun sequence includes:
- the uba5.S gene encoding ubiquitin-like modifier-activating enzyme 5 isoform X1, protein MNRLFFQPHQAGLSKVEAAEHTLRNINPDVQFEVHNYNITTLDNFQHFMDRISKGGLKEGSPVDLVLSCVDNFEARMAINTACNELGQVWMESGVSENAVSGHIQLIKPGETACFACAPPLVVAANIDEKTLKREGVCAASLPTTMGVVAGILVQNVLKYLLNFGTVSFYLGYNAMQDFFPTMAMKPNPQCDDKYCRKQQEEFKLKEAAKPKQETVVVEEEEVVHEDNDWGIELVSEVSEEELKAASGPVPDLPEGIKVAYTIPITKPTSGFTVEDSEQSLDELMAQMKNL, encoded by the exons ATGAACAGACTTTTCTTCCAACCTCACCAAGCTGGTCTGAGCAAAGTAGAGGCTGCAGAGCACACACTCCG AAATATCAACCCAGATGTCCAGTTTGAAGTGCACAACTACAATATAACTACTCTAGATAACTTTCAACATTTCATGGATAGAATAag CAAAGGTGGTCTCAAAGAAGGTTCGCCCGTTGACCTGGTGCTAAGCTGTGTGGACAATTTTGAAGCCCGAATGGCAATTAACACT gcCTGTAATGAACTTGGCCAAGTCTGGATGGAGTCTGGAGTCAGTGAAAATGCTGTATCAGGGCACATTCAGCTCATTAAACCTGGGGAAACTGCCTGTTTTGCA TGTGCCCCTCCTCTAGTAGTTGCAGCAAACATTgatgaaaaaactctaaaacggGAGGGAGTCTGTGCAGCCAGTTTACCTACTACCATGGGAGTTGTAGCTGGGATACTGGTACAGAATGTTCTTAA ATATCTCTTGAATTTTGGCACTGTTAGTTTTTACCTGGGATACAATGCAATGCAGGATTTTTTTCCAACTATGGCAATGAAACCCAACCCGCAGTGTGACGACAAGTACTGTAGGAAACAGCAGGAAGAATTCAAG TTAAAAGAAGCAGCAAAACCTAAGCAAGAAACTGTGGtggtagaagaagaagaagttgtGCATGAGGATAATGACTGGG GTATCGAGCTTGTTTCAGAGGTCTCAGAAGAAGAATTAAAGGCTGCATCTGGGCCAGTTCCTGACCTTCCAGAGGGAATAAAGGTTGCATATACAATCCCAATAACG AAACCTACAAGTGGCTTTACAGTTGAAGACTCCGAGCAAAGCCTTGATGAACTAATGGCCCAAATGAAGAACCTGTAG